From the Streptomyces sp. Tu 2975 genome, one window contains:
- a CDS encoding sporulation protein produces the protein MGFKKLLASMGAGGASVETELTEANVVPGGVVQGEVRIQGGSVDQQIEGLSVGLQARVEVEGGDQEVKQDIEFTKQRLGGAFVVKAGAVHVVPFGLEIPWETPVTTIEGQRLRGMDIGVTTELEIARAVDSGDLDPIHVHPLPAQQAILDAFVQLGFRFKSADMERGHIRGTRQRLPFYQEIEFLPPQQYRGLNQVELTFVADDREMDVILEMDKKPGLFSESSDSYKAFKVDHEDFGSTDWAAYLNQWLADVGGRRNWL, from the coding sequence ATGGGCTTCAAGAAGCTGCTTGCGAGCATGGGTGCCGGTGGTGCCTCCGTGGAGACGGAGCTGACCGAGGCGAACGTCGTCCCCGGCGGTGTCGTCCAGGGCGAGGTTCGCATCCAGGGCGGCTCGGTGGATCAGCAGATCGAGGGGCTGTCCGTCGGTCTCCAGGCCCGCGTCGAGGTCGAGGGCGGTGACCAGGAGGTCAAGCAGGACATCGAGTTCACCAAGCAGCGGCTCGGCGGTGCCTTCGTGGTGAAGGCCGGAGCGGTGCACGTGGTGCCCTTCGGGCTCGAGATCCCGTGGGAGACCCCGGTCACCACCATCGAGGGACAGCGTCTGCGGGGGATGGACATCGGTGTGACGACGGAGCTGGAGATCGCGCGCGCCGTGGACTCGGGCGACCTCGACCCGATCCACGTGCACCCGCTGCCGGCTCAGCAGGCGATCCTCGACGCCTTCGTCCAGCTCGGTTTCCGCTTCAAGAGCGCCGACATGGAACGCGGTCACATCCGGGGGACCCGTCAGCGGCTGCCGTTCTACCAGGAGATCGAGTTCCTTCCGCCGCAGCAGTACCGCGGACTGAACCAGGTCGAGCTGACATTCGTCGCCGACGACCGCGAGATGGACGTCATCCTGGAGATGGACAAGAAGCCCGGCCTCTTCAGTGAGAGCAGCGACTCGTACAAGGCGTTCAAGGTGGATCACGAGGACTTCGGGTCGACCGACTGGGCGGCCTACCTCAATCAGTGGCTGGCGGATGTCGGCGGCCGTCGCAACTGGCTCTAG
- a CDS encoding HNH endonuclease, whose product MRDTLVLNASFEPLSTVTLNRAVVLVLQDKAVVEQSHPALRVRAAAVDLPVPRVIRLCRYVRVPFRRQAPWSRRGVLVRDQHRCAYCGRRATTVDHVVPKSHGGADSWLNTVASCAEDNHRKADRTPEQAGMPLLHEPFVPSPADAMLLGLRSGERAALPDWLAAQPAA is encoded by the coding sequence ATGCGGGACACACTGGTGCTCAATGCGAGCTTCGAGCCGTTGTCGACGGTGACGCTCAACCGCGCGGTCGTGCTGGTGCTTCAGGACAAGGCCGTGGTCGAGCAGTCCCACCCGGCGCTCAGGGTGCGTGCGGCGGCGGTGGATCTTCCGGTGCCCCGGGTGATCAGGCTCTGCAGATACGTACGGGTGCCGTTCCGAAGACAGGCGCCGTGGTCGAGGCGGGGTGTGCTGGTGCGGGACCAGCACCGGTGCGCCTACTGCGGGCGGCGTGCCACGACGGTGGACCACGTGGTGCCGAAATCGCACGGTGGCGCGGACAGCTGGCTGAACACGGTGGCGTCCTGCGCCGAGGACAACCACCGCAAGGCGGACCGTACGCCGGAGCAGGCGGGGATGCCGCTGCTGCACGAGCCGTTCGTACCGTCGCCGGCGGACGCAATGCTGCTGGGTCTGCGGTCGGGCGAGCGTGCGGCGCTGCCGGACTGGCTGGCGGCGCAGCCTGCCGCGTAG
- a CDS encoding DUF1015 domain-containing protein, whose product MNNEGPAADGGLHLIPFRGLRYVPERVGSLAAVTSPPYDVVVRPDGLHHLESADPHNIVRLILPQSTTTEDRHHQAAQTLTRWLEEGVLAADDEPALYVYEQRKGDVLQRGVIGALALSEPADGVVLPHEGVMPDVVADRASLMRTTAANLEPLLLTYRGSGKAVGTTAVIERTVRRSPLLSTTTEDGFSHRLWCVTDAGELAEIQEDLKRHQAMIADGHHRWATYLRLRAEQTSPGPWNYGLVLLIDSARYPLQVRAIHRLLHGLPVGRALTALNGSFRVRHLDVPLPHALDALADAVGEGNAFLLAGDGRFHLVDRPDAGLLNRTVPSGPPEAWRTLDATVLHSTLLEQVWQIPDDPEHIAYIHDAPAAVTKAERDGSTAVLLHPVREDVVRELALQGVTMPRKSTSFGPKPATGLVLRSLTLD is encoded by the coding sequence ATGAACAACGAAGGTCCTGCGGCCGACGGTGGCCTGCATCTGATCCCGTTCCGCGGACTGCGCTACGTCCCCGAGCGGGTGGGCAGCCTCGCCGCCGTGACCTCGCCGCCGTACGACGTGGTCGTCAGACCGGACGGCCTGCACCACCTGGAGTCGGCGGACCCGCACAACATCGTGCGTCTGATCCTCCCCCAGTCGACCACCACGGAGGACCGCCACCACCAGGCCGCGCAGACGCTCACGCGCTGGCTCGAGGAAGGTGTCCTCGCCGCGGACGACGAGCCCGCCCTGTACGTCTACGAGCAGCGCAAGGGTGATGTCCTGCAACGCGGCGTCATCGGGGCGCTGGCGCTCTCGGAGCCGGCCGACGGCGTCGTCCTGCCCCACGAGGGCGTCATGCCGGATGTCGTCGCCGACCGCGCGTCCCTGATGCGCACGACGGCGGCGAACCTGGAACCGCTGCTTCTCACGTACCGCGGCTCCGGCAAGGCCGTCGGCACGACGGCCGTCATCGAACGCACGGTCCGGCGCTCGCCGCTGCTGTCCACGACCACGGAGGACGGCTTCAGCCACCGTCTGTGGTGCGTCACTGACGCCGGGGAACTGGCTGAGATCCAGGAGGATCTGAAGCGGCATCAGGCGATGATCGCCGACGGCCACCATCGCTGGGCGACCTATCTGCGACTGCGCGCGGAACAAACCTCGCCCGGCCCGTGGAACTACGGTCTGGTGCTGCTGATCGACTCCGCCCGCTACCCCCTTCAGGTACGGGCCATCCACCGCTTGCTGCACGGCCTGCCGGTCGGCCGGGCGCTCACGGCACTGAACGGCTCCTTCCGGGTCAGGCACCTCGACGTACCGCTGCCGCATGCCCTGGACGCCTTGGCCGACGCCGTCGGCGAGGGCAACGCCTTCCTCCTCGCCGGGGACGGCCGGTTCCACCTCGTCGACCGTCCCGACGCCGGACTGCTGAACCGCACCGTGCCGAGCGGTCCGCCGGAGGCCTGGCGCACCCTGGACGCCACGGTGCTGCACTCCACGCTCCTGGAACAGGTCTGGCAGATCCCGGACGACCCCGAGCACATCGCCTACATCCACGACGCCCCGGCTGCCGTCACCAAGGCCGAACGCGACGGCAGCACAGCGGTGCTGCTGCACCCGGTACGGGAGGACGTGGTGCGGGAGCTGGCGCTCCAAGGCGTCACGATGCCCCGCAAGTCGACGTCGTTCGGACCGAAGCCGGCGACGGGGCTGGTTCTGCGGAGCCTCACGCTGGACTGA
- a CDS encoding SPFH domain-containing protein, which produces MQPIIIVLIILVVLVFIALIKTIQVIPQASAAIVERFGRYTRTLNAGLNIVVPFIDSIRNRIDLREQVVPFPPQPVITQDNLVVNIDTVIYYQVTDARAATYEVASYIQAIEQLTVTTLRNIIGGMDLERTLTSREEINAALRGVLDEATGKWGIRVNRVELKAIEPPTSIQDSMEKQMRADRDKRAAILTAEGIRQSQILTAEGEKQSAILRAEGEAKAAALRAEGEAQAIRTVFESIHAGDADQKLLAYQYLQMLPKIAEGDANKLWIVPSEIGDALKGLSGAMGNFNPMAGMGGGGSVPKQTGGSGTERREQPPID; this is translated from the coding sequence ATGCAACCGATCATCATCGTCCTGATCATTCTGGTGGTGCTGGTCTTCATCGCCCTGATCAAGACGATCCAGGTCATCCCACAGGCCAGCGCCGCCATCGTCGAGCGCTTCGGACGCTACACCCGCACCCTCAACGCGGGCCTGAACATCGTCGTCCCGTTCATCGATTCCATCCGCAACCGCATCGACCTGCGCGAGCAGGTCGTCCCCTTCCCGCCCCAGCCGGTGATCACCCAGGACAACCTGGTCGTCAACATCGACACCGTCATCTACTACCAGGTGACCGACGCCCGCGCCGCGACCTACGAGGTCGCCAGCTACATCCAGGCCATCGAGCAGCTCACCGTCACCACCCTGCGCAACATCATCGGTGGCATGGACCTCGAGCGGACCCTTACCTCCCGCGAGGAGATCAACGCGGCCCTGCGCGGCGTCCTCGACGAGGCGACCGGCAAGTGGGGCATCCGCGTCAACCGCGTCGAGCTCAAGGCCATCGAGCCGCCCACCTCCATCCAGGACTCGATGGAGAAGCAGATGCGCGCCGACCGTGACAAGCGTGCGGCGATCCTCACCGCAGAGGGCATCCGGCAGTCGCAGATCCTGACCGCCGAGGGTGAGAAGCAGTCGGCGATCCTGCGCGCCGAAGGTGAGGCCAAGGCGGCCGCGCTGCGGGCAGAGGGCGAGGCACAGGCCATCCGTACCGTCTTCGAGTCCATCCACGCCGGAGACGCCGACCAGAAGCTGCTCGCCTACCAGTACCTGCAGATGCTCCCGAAGATCGCGGAGGGCGATGCCAACAAGCTCTGGATCGTCCCCAGCGAGATCGGCGACGCCCTCAAGGGCCTCAGCGGCGCCATGGGCAACTTCAACCCCATGGCCGGCATGGGCGGCGGTGGCTCCGTGCCCAAGCAGACCGGCGGCAGCGGCACCGAGCGCCGCGAGCAGCCCCCCATCGACTGA
- a CDS encoding ABC transporter ATP-binding protein, producing MSDVLELVDVSVVRDGRALVDDVSWSVKEGERWVILGPNGAGKTTLLNLASSYLFPTTGKVQILGDRLGAVDVFELRPRIGMAGIAMADKLPKRQTVLQTVLTAAYGMTATWHEDYDEVDEQRARAFLDRLGMTEYLDRKFGTLSEGERKRTLIARAMMTDPELLLLDEPAAGLDLGGREDLVRRLGRLARDPYAPSMIMVTHHVEEIAPGFTHVLMIRQGKVLAAGPMETELTSRNLSLCFGLPLVVERNGERWSAQGLPLG from the coding sequence ATGAGCGATGTACTGGAGCTGGTGGACGTATCCGTGGTCCGCGACGGACGCGCTCTGGTGGACGACGTCTCCTGGTCGGTCAAGGAAGGTGAGCGCTGGGTGATCCTCGGCCCCAACGGCGCCGGTAAGACCACCCTTCTCAACCTCGCCTCCAGCTATCTCTTTCCGACCACCGGCAAGGTGCAGATCCTCGGCGACCGCCTCGGCGCCGTCGACGTCTTCGAACTGCGGCCCCGTATCGGCATGGCCGGCATCGCCATGGCGGACAAGCTCCCCAAGCGCCAGACCGTCCTGCAGACGGTGCTCACCGCTGCCTACGGCATGACCGCGACCTGGCACGAGGACTACGACGAGGTCGACGAGCAGCGCGCCCGCGCGTTCCTCGACCGCCTCGGCATGACCGAGTACCTGGACCGCAAGTTCGGCACGCTCTCCGAGGGCGAGCGCAAGCGCACCCTGATCGCCCGCGCCATGATGACCGACCCCGAGCTGCTGCTCCTCGACGAGCCCGCCGCCGGGCTGGACCTCGGCGGCCGTGAGGACCTGGTCCGGCGACTGGGCCGGCTCGCCCGTGACCCGTACGCCCCCTCCATGATCATGGTGACCCACCATGTCGAGGAGATCGCGCCCGGATTCACGCACGTGCTGATGATCCGCCAGGGCAAGGTGCTCGCCGCCGGCCCGATGGAGACCGAGCTGACCTCCCGGAACCTCTCGCTCTGCTTCGGCCTGCCGCTCGTCGTCGAGCGCAACGGCGAGCGCTGGTCCGCCCAGGGACTCCCGCTCGGCTGA
- a CDS encoding NfeD family protein yields the protein MDIDAWVWWLIGAVGLGIPLVLTAMPEFGMFSAGAVAAAVVAAVGGGTVAQVLVFAAVSVALIAVVRPIANRHRSQSPGFASGVDALKGRQAIVLERVDGNGGRIKLAGEVWSARAFDATMAYEEGQQVDVIEIDGATAVVM from the coding sequence GTGGACATCGACGCATGGGTGTGGTGGCTGATCGGCGCGGTCGGACTGGGCATTCCGCTCGTGCTGACCGCCATGCCGGAATTCGGAATGTTCTCCGCGGGCGCGGTGGCCGCGGCCGTCGTGGCGGCGGTCGGCGGCGGCACGGTCGCCCAGGTGCTCGTGTTCGCGGCGGTGTCGGTGGCGCTCATCGCCGTCGTGCGCCCGATCGCCAATCGGCACAGATCGCAGAGTCCCGGTTTCGCCAGCGGGGTGGACGCCCTGAAAGGTCGTCAGGCCATTGTGCTGGAGCGGGTCGACGGCAACGGCGGCCGGATCAAGCTCGCCGGCGAGGTGTGGTCCGCCCGCGCCTTCGACGCGACCATGGCCTACGAAGAAGGCCAGCAGGTCGACGTCATTGAGATCGACGGGGCGACCGCCGTCGTCATGTGA
- a CDS encoding tetratricopeptide repeat protein, which produces MVANLIDEDPEQAYAYSRIALRLASRVAAVREAAGFAAYATQKYSEALAEFRAARRMTGTVELWPVMADCERGLGRPERALAMAGEPEVQKLDKAGQVEMRLVAAGARRDMGQLDAAIVTLQSPELASSSVQPWTARLRYAYADALLAAGRENEAREWFAKALEADKDGATDASDRLAEMDGVEFVDALHDDEGDPDAEVHEGDQGAKADAGDDDLSTGSDPEAADDGTDAEPDAGSDRSGDQS; this is translated from the coding sequence ATGGTCGCGAACCTGATCGACGAGGACCCCGAGCAGGCGTACGCCTACTCCCGTATCGCGCTGCGGCTCGCGTCCCGTGTTGCCGCCGTGCGTGAGGCCGCGGGCTTCGCCGCCTACGCGACGCAGAAGTACTCGGAGGCGTTGGCGGAGTTCCGTGCCGCGCGGCGGATGACGGGCACCGTGGAGCTGTGGCCCGTCATGGCCGACTGCGAGCGTGGACTCGGGCGGCCCGAGCGGGCGCTGGCGATGGCCGGCGAGCCGGAGGTGCAGAAGCTGGACAAGGCCGGTCAGGTGGAGATGCGGCTCGTCGCCGCCGGAGCGCGCAGGGACATGGGGCAGCTGGACGCCGCCATCGTGACCCTGCAGAGCCCCGAGCTCGCCTCCAGCTCCGTCCAGCCCTGGACGGCGCGGCTGCGTTACGCGTACGCCGACGCGCTCCTTGCGGCCGGCCGTGAGAACGAGGCCCGGGAGTGGTTCGCCAAGGCGCTCGAGGCGGACAAGGACGGCGCCACCGACGCGTCGGACCGGCTCGCCGAGATGGACGGTGTCGAGTTCGTCGACGCCCTGCACGACGACGAGGGCGACCCGGACGCCGAGGTCCACGAGGGCGACCAGGGTGCAAAGGCCGACGCCGGGGACGACGACCTGAGCACCGGCAGTGACCCCGAGGCCGCCGACGACGGCACCGACGCCGAGCCGGACGCCGGTTCGGACAGGTCCGGCGACCAGTCGTAA
- a CDS encoding iron chelate uptake ABC transporter family permease subunit has product MLVESPPKRSAEPASAPATPERHALRALGLLVSCGVLLLICVASIAVGAKSIPLSDVWDGLFHSTGTGNDVIIRDVRVPRTLLGLVVGAALGVAGAVMQALTRNPLAEPGLLGVSAGASAAVVSAISFFGVTSLTGYVWFAFLGAAVVSAAVYVLGGSRGATPVRLALAGTAATAALYGYINAVQLLDAAALDRLRFWTVGSLASADMGTITKVLPFIAAGLVLSMLLARPLNAMEMGDDTARSLGAHLTRTRILSMLAITLLCGAATAACGPIVFVGLMIPHVVRAVTGPDMRWILPYAAVLAPVLLLGADVVGRVVTRPSELQVGIVTALIGGPVFIQLVRRKRMAQL; this is encoded by the coding sequence GTGTTGGTCGAGAGTCCCCCGAAACGGAGCGCGGAGCCTGCGTCCGCACCCGCAACACCCGAGCGCCACGCCCTGCGTGCCTTGGGGCTGCTGGTGTCGTGCGGCGTCCTGCTGCTGATCTGCGTCGCGAGCATCGCCGTGGGCGCCAAGTCGATTCCGCTCTCCGACGTGTGGGACGGGCTGTTCCACAGCACGGGCACCGGTAACGACGTGATCATCAGGGACGTCCGCGTCCCACGGACCCTGCTGGGGCTCGTCGTCGGCGCGGCTCTCGGTGTCGCGGGCGCGGTGATGCAGGCCCTGACCCGCAACCCGCTGGCCGAACCCGGCCTGTTGGGCGTGAGCGCCGGGGCGTCGGCCGCGGTCGTGTCCGCCATCAGCTTTTTCGGCGTCACATCGCTCACCGGCTACGTGTGGTTCGCGTTCCTCGGCGCCGCCGTGGTCTCCGCCGCCGTGTACGTCCTCGGCGGCAGTCGCGGCGCCACCCCCGTACGCCTCGCGCTCGCCGGTACGGCCGCCACCGCCGCCCTGTACGGCTACATCAACGCCGTCCAGCTGCTGGACGCGGCCGCGCTCGACCGGCTGCGCTTCTGGACGGTCGGCTCGCTCGCCTCCGCCGACATGGGGACCATCACCAAGGTCCTGCCGTTCATCGCCGCGGGACTGGTGCTCTCCATGCTGCTGGCCCGGCCGCTGAACGCGATGGAGATGGGCGACGACACCGCCCGCTCCCTGGGCGCGCACCTGACCCGCACCCGCATCCTGTCGATGCTCGCCATCACCCTGCTGTGCGGTGCGGCGACCGCGGCCTGCGGCCCCATCGTCTTCGTCGGTCTGATGATCCCGCATGTCGTCCGCGCCGTCACCGGCCCGGACATGCGGTGGATCCTGCCGTACGCGGCGGTCCTCGCGCCCGTCCTGCTGCTCGGCGCGGACGTCGTCGGCCGGGTCGTCACCCGACCCTCCGAGCTTCAGGTCGGCATCGTCACCGCCCTGATCGGCGGGCCGGTCTTCATCCAACTCGTACGCCGCAAGAGGATGGCCCAGCTGTGA
- a CDS encoding YbhB/YbcL family Raf kinase inhibitor-like protein — MTELKRAPLPHDFHPAVPSFTVVSDDVEPGSVLKDSQVQAAGNTSPHLRWEGFPAETKSFAVTCFDPDAPTGSGFWHWVLFDIPASVTELPAGAGGGKFEGLPEGTLHVRNDYGTKDFGGAAPPAGERHRYVFTVYAVDTEKLGPDSDASPAVVGFNLRFHTIARAQLIGEYEAPAES; from the coding sequence GTGACCGAGCTCAAGAGGGCTCCGCTTCCCCACGACTTTCATCCGGCGGTGCCGTCGTTCACGGTGGTGAGCGACGACGTCGAGCCGGGGTCGGTACTGAAGGACTCCCAGGTCCAGGCGGCGGGCAACACCTCGCCGCATCTGCGCTGGGAGGGCTTTCCCGCGGAGACCAAGAGCTTCGCAGTGACGTGCTTCGACCCGGACGCGCCGACCGGCAGTGGTTTCTGGCACTGGGTGCTCTTCGACATCCCGGCGTCGGTGACGGAACTGCCGGCGGGTGCGGGCGGCGGGAAGTTCGAGGGGCTGCCCGAGGGCACCCTCCACGTCCGTAACGACTACGGGACGAAGGACTTCGGTGGGGCCGCTCCGCCGGCGGGCGAGAGGCACCGGTACGTCTTCACCGTGTACGCGGTGGACACCGAGAAGCTCGGACCGGACTCCGACGCCTCTCCCGCGGTCGTCGGCTTCAATCTGCGCTTCCACACGATCGCGCGCGCCCAGCTGATCGGCGAGTACGAAGCCCCCGCGGAAAGCTGA
- a CDS encoding DNA-3-methyladenine glycosylase: MIESFDRTPLPRDHFDRPVLEVAPDLLGCTLTRLTDDGPIELRITEVEAYAGEADPGSHAFRGRTARNEVMFGPPGHAYVYFTYGMWHCLNVVCGPEGRASGVLLRAGEVTVGADLARKRRLSARHDKELAKGPARLATALDVDRSLNGADFCLGPDAPLSLLPGHRPTPDQVRNGPRTGVGGEGAFHPWRFWIDGDPTVSPYRAHVPRRRPSAQLDSDAGDA; encoded by the coding sequence ATGATCGAGAGCTTTGACCGTACGCCGCTGCCCCGGGACCACTTCGACCGCCCGGTGCTGGAAGTCGCACCCGACCTTCTCGGCTGCACGTTGACCCGCCTGACCGACGACGGCCCCATCGAACTGCGCATCACGGAGGTGGAGGCGTACGCGGGAGAGGCCGATCCCGGTTCGCACGCCTTCCGCGGCCGAACCGCACGCAACGAAGTGATGTTCGGCCCGCCGGGGCACGCGTACGTCTACTTCACCTACGGGATGTGGCACTGCCTCAATGTGGTGTGCGGCCCGGAGGGCCGGGCGAGCGGAGTCCTGCTCCGCGCCGGCGAGGTGACAGTGGGCGCCGACCTGGCGCGCAAACGTCGACTCTCGGCCCGACATGACAAGGAACTGGCCAAAGGCCCGGCCAGGCTGGCCACTGCGCTCGATGTGGACCGCAGCCTCAACGGAGCCGACTTCTGCCTCGGCCCGGACGCGCCGCTCTCTCTTCTCCCGGGACACCGGCCCACGCCCGACCAGGTCAGAAACGGCCCGCGTACCGGGGTGGGCGGCGAGGGCGCATTCCATCCGTGGCGCTTCTGGATAGACGGCGACCCGACGGTCAGTCCCTACCGGGCCCACGTGCCGCGCCGGAGGCCCTCGGCGCAACTTGACTCGGATGCCGGGGACGCCTAA
- a CDS encoding sulfite exporter TauE/SafE family protein, whose product MALSIWEALAVFAAGVGAGTINTIVGSGTLITFPVLLATGLPPITANVSNALGLVPGSISGAIGYRAELRGQTARVLRLGATALIGGLGGAILLLALPSDAFDTIVPVLIALALILIVLQPRLAKAVQRRREARGTEPRPHGGPVLHTGLLLASAYGGYFGAAQGILYLSLMGLLLDDSLQRMNAVKNVLGAVVNGVAAVFFLFVAEFDWTAVLLIAVGSAIGGQLGAGIGRKLKPTVLRGIIVVVGTVAIVQLLLR is encoded by the coding sequence ATGGCGTTGTCCATCTGGGAAGCACTGGCGGTATTCGCGGCCGGCGTGGGAGCCGGCACCATCAACACCATCGTCGGCTCCGGCACCCTGATCACCTTCCCGGTGCTGCTCGCCACCGGGCTGCCCCCGATCACGGCGAACGTCTCCAACGCCCTGGGGCTCGTCCCCGGCTCCATCAGCGGCGCCATCGGCTACCGCGCCGAGCTGCGCGGACAGACCGCCCGGGTCCTCCGCCTCGGAGCCACCGCGCTCATCGGCGGTCTGGGGGGCGCGATCCTGCTTCTCGCGCTGCCGTCCGACGCCTTCGACACGATCGTCCCCGTACTGATCGCGCTCGCCCTGATCCTCATCGTCCTCCAGCCGCGCCTCGCCAAGGCCGTGCAGCGGCGCCGCGAGGCACGCGGCACCGAGCCGCGCCCGCACGGCGGCCCCGTCCTCCACACCGGCCTGCTCCTCGCCAGCGCGTACGGCGGCTACTTCGGCGCCGCCCAGGGGATCCTCTACCTCTCCCTCATGGGCCTGCTCCTCGACGACAGTCTGCAGCGGATGAACGCCGTGAAGAACGTCCTCGGCGCCGTGGTCAACGGAGTCGCCGCAGTCTTCTTCCTCTTCGTCGCCGAGTTCGACTGGACCGCCGTCCTGCTGATCGCCGTCGGATCCGCCATCGGCGGCCAACTCGGCGCCGGAATCGGCCGCAAGCTCAAACCCACCGTGCTGCGCGGCATCATCGTCGTCGTCGGCACCGTCGCCATCGTCCAGCTCCTGCTGCGCTGA
- a CDS encoding HAD hydrolase-like protein, with product MSQQGVNRPSGSTRALSEAYDTALLDLDGVVYAGGEAIVHAVESLATAREQGMHLAYVTNNALRTPDVVAAHLTELGIPTGPGDVINSAQAVARLISEQVPPGSRVLVIGGDGLRVALRERGLVPVESADDDPAAVVQGYGGPELPWGRFAEACYAIARGVPWFASNTDLTIPSARGIAPGNGAAVEVVRIATGAEPQIAGKPLPPMHKETILRTGAERPLVVGDRLDTDIEGAFNGGVDSLLVLTGVTDAAQLLAAAPQHRPTYVDADLRGMLTGQPEVTERDGVFGCGGWTASVRGEELALDGDGDPLDGLRALCGAAWTDAGGGSCALDTGKALARLGL from the coding sequence ATGAGTCAGCAGGGCGTGAACCGGCCGAGCGGAAGCACACGGGCGCTGAGCGAGGCGTACGACACCGCCCTTCTCGACCTCGACGGGGTCGTGTACGCGGGCGGTGAGGCGATCGTGCACGCCGTCGAGTCGCTGGCGACGGCCAGGGAGCAAGGAATGCACCTGGCGTACGTGACGAACAACGCCCTGCGCACCCCCGATGTGGTGGCCGCTCATCTCACCGAGCTGGGCATCCCGACCGGGCCCGGCGATGTGATCAACTCCGCGCAGGCGGTGGCCCGGCTCATCTCCGAGCAGGTGCCTCCCGGGTCCCGGGTGCTCGTGATCGGGGGCGACGGGCTGCGGGTCGCCCTGCGCGAGCGCGGTCTCGTGCCGGTGGAGTCGGCGGACGACGACCCCGCCGCCGTCGTGCAGGGCTACGGGGGTCCCGAGCTCCCCTGGGGCCGGTTCGCGGAAGCCTGTTACGCGATCGCGCGGGGTGTGCCGTGGTTCGCCTCCAACACCGACCTGACGATCCCGAGCGCCCGCGGCATCGCGCCCGGCAACGGCGCTGCCGTCGAGGTCGTACGGATCGCGACGGGGGCGGAGCCGCAGATCGCGGGCAAGCCGCTGCCGCCGATGCACAAGGAGACGATCCTGCGCACCGGCGCCGAGCGGCCGCTGGTCGTGGGGGACCGGCTGGACACGGACATCGAGGGGGCGTTCAACGGCGGCGTCGATTCGCTGCTCGTACTGACCGGGGTGACGGACGCGGCGCAGCTGCTCGCGGCCGCGCCGCAGCACCGGCCGACCTATGTGGACGCCGATCTGCGCGGCATGCTGACCGGGCAGCCCGAAGTGACGGAGCGCGACGGCGTGTTCGGCTGCGGCGGATGGACGGCGTCGGTGCGCGGGGAGGAGCTGGCGCTCGACGGCGACGGCGATCCGCTGGACGGCCTGCGCGCGCTGTGCGGTGCGGCATGGACGGACGCGGGCGGCGGTTCCTGCGCTCTCGACACGGGGAAGGCACTGGCCCGCCTGGGGCTTTAG